In one window of Heterodontus francisci isolate sHetFra1 chromosome X, sHetFra1.hap1, whole genome shotgun sequence DNA:
- the mettl1 gene encoding tRNA (guanine-N(7)-)-methyltransferase, whose translation MAVSAPQKRFYRQRAHSNPMADHVFDYPVSPEEMDWSQYYPEYFKPCSENDRHDDEKDLIDKTKLKFQVEFADIGCGYGGLLVELSDLFPNSLILGLEIRLKVSDYVIDRIKSLRASNPGKYQNIACIRSNAMKYLPNFFKKGQISKMFFLFPDPHFKKTKHKWRIISSTLLAEYAYVLRVGGLVYTITDVQEVHEWMVKHFTEHPLFEHVQLEELKEDVIIDRLGVCTEEGKKVLRNGGQNFTAVFRRVEDKKQRLKIEEEKS comes from the exons ATGGCGGTATCGGCTCCTCAGAAGCGCTTCTACCGGCAGCGAGCTCATTCCAATCCTATGGCAGATCATGTCTTCGACTA CCCAGTATCGCCTGAAGAAATGGATTGGTCCCAGTATTACCCCGAATACTTCAAACCATGCTCAGAAAATGACCGTCATGATGACGAGAAAGATCTCATTGATAAAACGAAATTGAAGTTTCAGGTGGAATTTGCAGACATTGGCTGTGGATATGGAGGCTTACTAG TTGAGTTATCTGATCTCTTTCCCAATTCATTGATTCTGGGACTAGAAATCAGACTGAAGGTATCTGACTATGTCATAGATCGCATCAAATCCCTAAGAGCTTCCAACCCAGGAAAGTACCAGAACATTGCTTGCATTAGGAGCAATGCCATGAAGTATTTACCAAACTTCTTCAAAAAAGGGCAG ATAAGCAAAATGTTCTTCCTCTTTCCGGAtccacattttaaaaagacaaaacACAAATGGAGAATTATTAGCTCTACTTTGCTGGCTGAATATGCTTATGTACTGCGTGTGGGG ggtttggTCTATACTATTACTGATGTGCAGGAAGTACATGAGTGGATGGTCAAACACTTCACAGAACACCCATTGTTTGAACATGTCCAACTAGAGGAACTG AAGGAGGATGTCATCATTGACCGTCTTGGCGTATGCACAGAAGAAGGTAAGAAAGTATTAAGGAATGGAGGACAGAATTTTACTGCAGTGTTCCGACGTGTTGAGGATAAAAAACAGAGGCTGAAAATCGAAGAGGAAAAGTCCTGA